The Heliomicrobium gestii genome segment TCCCGCCGTTTTGGCGTACTGGATTAACGATACTTTTACTCGTATGCGTTATGCTGGGACAACCTGCTTTCGTTGCCCAGGCTGCGCCATCGGCCTCTACACCGTCTTCGAGCCCCTCCCCTAACAGCCCTAATGATGCCGCCTTTGAACCACCCCAAGAGATGTATCTGAAAGGGAAGGTCGCCTCCATACTGGCGGAGTATCCGGAAGCGGATCCCCTTAACGCCGACGCTCCATCATCGCTGCTGCGGCAAACCCTCCTGGTGGAGTTGCTCGACCCGCCTTTTCAAGGGCAGACACAGGTGATCACCAACAGCGTCAACCTGCAGAATCCCTATAACGGCATCTACCTCCATCCGGGCGAAGAGGTGGTCGTCTACGGCACCCTAGACGCTCAGGGCCGTTTGCAGGGCGCCGCGATTCAGGATTTGATCCGGCACCGCCCCATCCTCACCGTAGCGGCGATCTTTGTCGTGCTCATCGTCGTTCTCGGCGGTCGTCGCGGCATCGCCGCCCTCGTTACCCTGGCGTTGACGGGCGTGCTCATCTGGTACGTACTGCTCCCGGCCATATTGAAGGGGCAAAGCCCGCTCCTGGCCAGTTCTCTCGTCTGCGCCGTCATCGGCCTGATCGGCACCCCAATCATCGGCGGGTTGAATCGAAAATCACTGGCCGCTGTGGCCGGCATCATCGCCGGCGTCATCGCCGCCGGCCTCTTGGCCTATCTGACGGGGCAACAGGCCCGCATCACCGGCATCGAGTTTGAGTACGCCACGATGATGCTCGCCATCCCGAACCGACCGCCCCTCGACTTGCAGGGCGTCTATTTTGCCGGCGTGCTCATCGGCAGCCTGGGGGCCGTCATGGATACGAGTTTGACCGTCGCTTCGGCGGCCCAGGAGATCCGCCAGTTGCACAAGACTGTGGGCCGGAAAGAACTCTGGCAAGCCGGCATGAACGTGGGGCGCGACACGATGGGCATGATGTCCAGCACCCTGATCCTGGCCTATGTGGGCGGCGCCCTCTCCCTCCTCGTCCTGTTGATGGCTTACGAGACGCCAGCCCTGAAGATCATCAACTCCGACCTGCTCGTCAGCGAGATCATCCGCTCCGCCGCCGGTTCCATCGGCCTCATCCTCTGTATCCCCGTAACGGCCTTCTGTTCGGCCTTTCTGCTTTCAAGCTCCGGAACTGCTACAGACAGCGCAGACGAGGACAAGCGCACTGCCGATTGACGAAATGCCATCTTCTTTCCCACATGGAAGCTACCCCCACACTAACATCCCTGCGCCGCTGAAAATCAGCGGCCTTTTTTTTCGCGCCTTTTCTAAGATGTTGATCGGCACTGGCCGATTCGCCCTCCCCTTGGTGGAAGGGAACGACGACGCCGCGATTTGCCCCTCTCTCCGTTACCGTCTTCATTACCTTGCCCCCGGCCCCTGTTTTTTATTGTCTCCTTCACCACAATCCAGCAACAGGGCGACGTCGAGCTATGGGCGAGCCAGCGCATAGGATGGTATTCTCTGACGGAAAGTAATGAAAGCGCTGCGACCGTTCCATTCATAAGGAAAGGTGGCCTGTGACCCTATGAACAAAAACCGGACGTTGCTCCTGATCGGACTCTTTTTAGCCATGTTTTTCGGCGCCCTCGACCAGACGGTGACATCAACGGCCATGCCGACCATCATCGCCCAACTGGGCGGTTTTCCGCTGATGGCCTGGCTCGCCACAGCGTACATGCTCAGTTCCACCATCGTCGTACCCATTGCCGGGAAACTGGCCGATCAATTTGGACGCAAACCGGTCTACCTCTTTGGACTTGGCCTGTTTATGGCGGCCTCGGCCCTCTGCGGGTTGGCCGGTTCCATGGAGCGGCTCATTCTTTACCGCGCCCTCCAAGGGATCGGCGGCGGGGTGATGATGCCCATGTCCCTGATCATCATCGGCGATATCTTTACCGGCGAGGAACGGGCTAAATTCCAGGGTGTCTTCGGCGGTATCTTCGGCCTCTCCTCAATCATCGGACCCCAGATCGGCGGATGGTTTGTCGACCATTTGGCCTGGCAGTGGGTTTTTTACATCAACCTCCCCTTCGGGCTCCTAGCGGCGCTGTTCATCGCCCTCGGCCTGCGCGATGAGCGGATCCGCGGGAAAGCGCCCATCGATTACAACGGCATCGCCACCTTCACCATCGCCATGGTCAGCCTGCTGCTGGCGCTGAGCCTCGGCGGGACCGAATATCCCTGGCTTTCCTGGCAGATCGCCGGACTTTTCGCCGGCTTCGCCGTCTTCCTCCTTCTCTTTCTGCGGGCGGAAAAAAGGGCCGAGGAGCCGCTCCTGTCGCTGTCTCTCTTCCGCAACAGATCCTATGTGCTGTTAAACCTGATCGGCTTTTTCATGACCATGGGCATGTTTGGGGCCAT includes the following:
- a CDS encoding MDR family MFS transporter, with protein sequence MNKNRTLLLIGLFLAMFFGALDQTVTSTAMPTIIAQLGGFPLMAWLATAYMLSSTIVVPIAGKLADQFGRKPVYLFGLGLFMAASALCGLAGSMERLILYRALQGIGGGVMMPMSLIIIGDIFTGEERAKFQGVFGGIFGLSSIIGPQIGGWFVDHLAWQWVFYINLPFGLLAALFIALGLRDERIRGKAPIDYNGIATFTIAMVSLLLALSLGGTEYPWLSWQIAGLFAGFAVFLLLFLRAEKRAEEPLLSLSLFRNRSYVLLNLIGFFMTMGMFGAIMFMPLFMQGVVGVTASGAGTTMTPMMLSMIVASTLGGRALLRLGVKPQVLGGLLIMMAGLLLVTTLGVGATRWTASLYLVIIGFGLGLVMPVLTIALQEIFPRHLLGAVTASGQFFRSIGGTFGVALFGAVMNQVSGQSLRQDLLPLLAQAPAVTRPVVEPIRSLLETNPQSLYSMLLQGDVMARIPESFRVLIEPVIKSSLAASIHAVFWTAAGATVLSFLTTLFLPTIRISQAATGKGRDIAGEAERQASAEPALEKGPR
- a CDS encoding YibE/F family protein, producing the protein MYLKGKVASILAEYPEADPLNADAPSSLLRQTLLVELLDPPFQGQTQVITNSVNLQNPYNGIYLHPGEEVVVYGTLDAQGRLQGAAIQDLIRHRPILTVAAIFVVLIVVLGGRRGIAALVTLALTGVLIWYVLLPAILKGQSPLLASSLVCAVIGLIGTPIIGGLNRKSLAAVAGIIAGVIAAGLLAYLTGQQARITGIEFEYATMMLAIPNRPPLDLQGVYFAGVLIGSLGAVMDTSLTVASAAQEIRQLHKTVGRKELWQAGMNVGRDTMGMMSSTLILAYVGGALSLLVLLMAYETPALKIINSDLLVSEIIRSAAGSIGLILCIPVTAFCSAFLLSSSGTATDSADEDKRTAD